Proteins encoded in a region of the Flammeovirga yaeyamensis genome:
- a CDS encoding GAF domain-containing protein, with amino-acid sequence MSIQQEVEKFNPSRDRVEGYYSESYKRIDRSMQVTLLSMFVLALGLSFETGKWIIALGLATASTISYFILLYNSSSSTSPRYILAFTFYLFQVQYLVVSPNIPFAQFAFFGVMTLLTMYQSWSVLTLYFILTVMTYISLVLLGTDMWLTTLLYESLENKSYHGFVSIPLITFFYFGTCLYISENLKKQAYRNARYAIFLEDQMHIEENTKLAQDIANGKLYEKYDIFENDILGNLLISMRDQVREQKESVEKQGWIASGLSSISELLLSVKDIKKLSTKTLREITEYMQATLGAFYLYDKENDNLVVTACYSQHRRKKIGDTYNVGEGQVGEVYLKNSPTLIHEIPEDYVPINSGLGEAKPKNVFIVPLSIKNDVVGVIEVASLREFSFEEKSLLTEIAPSIALTIRTIQSTLKTNELFEEAQKTNETLVSKEESLKENMFLLQEAKNQMEVKQQQLENQEEESLLFFERALDAMIAFDNEGNILRLNPAASHIFQIGIITEDKNITEILGKNFERALNNRKTMKLKRASGDVFTALVFITEITLNDDVRRIAYIQDISDQDKKEKELRILLDRAQLRNEQLSLQEKTMKESLMLNINIQEKLNSANKQISDLEVEIGKLHQKLRENN; translated from the coding sequence ATGTCAATTCAACAGGAAGTTGAAAAATTTAACCCATCAAGGGATCGTGTAGAAGGATATTATTCTGAAAGTTATAAAAGAATTGACCGCAGTATGCAAGTTACTTTATTAAGTATGTTTGTATTGGCGTTAGGTTTATCTTTTGAAACTGGTAAGTGGATTATTGCTTTGGGTTTAGCAACAGCTAGTACAATCTCTTACTTTATACTTTTATATAATAGCAGCAGTTCTACCTCTCCGAGGTATATTCTTGCATTTACTTTTTATCTATTTCAGGTACAATATTTAGTTGTTTCTCCTAATATTCCTTTTGCTCAATTTGCTTTTTTTGGGGTAATGACATTGCTGACCATGTATCAGAGTTGGTCGGTACTTACACTCTATTTTATTCTAACAGTAATGACCTACATCTCATTAGTGCTTCTTGGTACTGATATGTGGTTAACCACTTTATTGTATGAAAGCTTAGAGAATAAATCTTATCATGGTTTTGTATCAATTCCTTTAATTACTTTCTTTTATTTTGGCACCTGTTTATACATTTCTGAGAACCTCAAAAAACAAGCTTACAGAAATGCTCGTTATGCTATCTTCTTAGAAGATCAAATGCATATTGAAGAAAATACTAAACTCGCTCAAGATATTGCTAATGGGAAACTGTACGAAAAGTACGATATCTTCGAAAACGATATACTAGGTAACTTATTGATCAGCATGAGAGATCAAGTTAGAGAGCAAAAAGAAAGTGTTGAAAAACAAGGTTGGATTGCCTCAGGTTTATCATCTATTAGTGAATTACTTTTATCTGTGAAAGATATCAAAAAGCTAAGTACCAAAACCTTAAGAGAGATAACAGAATATATGCAAGCTACTTTAGGTGCTTTTTACCTTTATGATAAAGAAAATGACAATTTAGTCGTGACTGCTTGCTATAGTCAACATAGAAGAAAAAAAATCGGCGATACTTATAACGTAGGTGAAGGACAAGTTGGAGAGGTTTATTTAAAAAACTCCCCTACTTTAATTCATGAGATACCTGAAGATTATGTCCCTATAAATTCGGGATTAGGGGAAGCAAAACCTAAAAACGTATTTATCGTTCCTTTATCAATTAAGAATGATGTAGTAGGTGTTATTGAAGTAGCATCTTTAAGAGAATTTTCATTTGAAGAAAAATCCCTTCTAACTGAGATTGCTCCTTCTATTGCCTTAACGATCAGAACAATTCAATCAACTTTAAAAACGAATGAGCTTTTTGAAGAAGCTCAGAAAACTAATGAAACTTTAGTTTCTAAGGAAGAGTCATTAAAAGAGAATATGTTCTTGCTTCAGGAAGCCAAGAATCAGATGGAAGTAAAGCAGCAGCAATTAGAAAATCAAGAGGAAGAAAGTCTATTGTTCTTTGAACGTGCTTTAGATGCCATGATTGCCTTTGATAATGAGGGTAATATTTTAAGATTAAACCCTGCTGCTTCTCATATCTTCCAAATTGGAATTATTACTGAGGATAAGAATATTACAGAAATATTAGGTAAGAATTTTGAAAGAGCATTAAATAACAGAAAGACCATGAAGCTTAAACGTGCTTCTGGAGATGTCTTTACAGCTTTAGTATTTATCACGGAAATCACCTTAAATGATGACGTGAGAAGAATTGCCTATATACAAGATATATCTGATCAAGATAAAAAAGAAAAAGAATTAAGAATTCTACTAGATAGGGCCCAATTAAGAAACGAACAACTATCTTTACAGGAGAAAACGATGAAAGAAAGTTTAATGCTTAATATCAACATTCAAGAAAAATTAAATAGTGCTAATAAACAAATTAGTGATTTGGAAGTTGAGATAGGTAAACTTCATCAAAAATTACGTGAAAACAACTAA
- a CDS encoding flavin reductase family protein gives MNTTTLNRISSDEFKAAMRKLTASVTLVTTNGANGKDGLTATAVTSLSDTPPSLIVCVNKSSSAHQKIIDNKVFNVHILSEEQEQLSNCFAGFTGKHGEDKFAEGNWQIDESSIKLEGALVNMECELSEYHDGFTHHIFIGEIRKVEIGQSTKPLLYGEGKYTSTK, from the coding sequence ATGAACACTACGACTTTGAACAGAATTAGCAGTGACGAATTTAAAGCTGCAATGAGAAAATTGACAGCCTCTGTGACCTTGGTCACAACAAACGGAGCTAATGGAAAAGATGGTTTAACGGCTACTGCTGTAACTTCACTTTCAGACACCCCTCCTAGCTTGATAGTATGTGTCAATAAAAGTAGCTCTGCCCATCAGAAAATTATAGACAATAAAGTGTTTAATGTTCATATTCTTAGTGAAGAACAAGAACAACTTTCAAACTGTTTTGCTGGTTTTACTGGAAAACATGGAGAAGATAAATTTGCGGAAGGCAATTGGCAGATAGATGAATCGTCTATTAAATTAGAGGGGGCATTAGTAAATATGGAATGTGAATTATCCGAATACCATGACGGGTTCACTCATCATATTTTTATTGGTGAAATCAGAAAAGTTGAAATTGGTCAGTCGACAAAACCATTACTTTATGGCGAAGGGAAATATACTTCCACAAAATAG